From the Mesotoga prima MesG1.Ag.4.2 genome, the window TCGGGTACGGGTATATATATTACAAATGACGTCAAATACGAGATTGTCGAAAGTGTCTTCAGGGAGAACAGAATAGCTGTTTCTGTTGCTGGCAATACTAACGGGCATATTTCCAATAATAAGTTCACAGGGAATGTTGAAAATGGTCTGCTTATTAGTTCAGTTGGAGTCACTGAAGTGAGTAACAATATGTTCTATAAAAATGTTATTCACGGACTCGACCTATATTTGAGTATGTGCACGGACTGTGGTTGTGGTGGGAAGGTTTTCAAGGGCACTGTAACTGGTGGGGGAAATATTTTTGATAGCACGGAAGGAATCTGCCCGCAGAGCCATACGTGGCCTGAGAATTTCTACGTGGTTGATGAGCTTCTAGGAAGGTCTGCAACAGAGATGAATCAGGGGTCGGATTGAATTGTCTAAGATCGCGTTTGGCAGATGGCTAGCAATCCTTGCAGTCTTGACGTTTCTCTCAGCCAACTGTGTGGGAGCGATCGAGATAGACTTTTTCGGGGTTGCGACATGTCAGGAATGTTTTGAAGCCGAGATGATGATCGAGAGCCTTAAGTATGAAGTAGAGGATGAGGTTGTTCTCAACAAGTTCATGCTTAGCGAGGCAGAGAATCAGGAGCTCAAGCTGAAGTACGCGAAGGTGTACGGGGTATCTGAAAGTGAACTCGATCTTTACCCAATGATATTCATTGGAAAAGATGCCTTTACCCCGTTAAATACCACTCCTGACAGTGTGCTGGAAAGTATGATCAACTACTCTCAGGAAGAGCGAGAAACAAAACTTCGGGAGATAGAGGCCCTAGGTGATGATGTCACCCACAGGCTGAACGATAGATACGAGCAGTTCAGCCTCTTCGTCGTTCTCGGGGCCGGTCTGATTGACGGAATAAATCCGTGTGCGTTTGTTGTTCTCATTTTCCTTGTCTCGTATCTTTATTACGTTGGAAGAGGGAGAAACGAGATTCTAATTGCGGGAATATTCTTTGCCGTGGGGATCTTTGCGGCCTATCTCGCCATGGGAACCGGTCTTCTGGGAGCTGTGGGATACGTCGAGAGCATTTCCAAGGTGTTCCAGCTAATCTTCTATCCCGCTATGGCTATCTTCACAGGGCTACTCGCCGTACTTTCGGTCGTTGATTTCTACAGGATGAGATACAGGAACAAGAAGGCGATCCTTGAGCTTACTCCTGGTTTGAAAAAGAAGACACACGAGATTATTAGAAAGAACGCGAGGGCGAAGACCATATGGATCGCATCGCTCGTAACTGGAATTCTCGTTTCTTTTGTAGAGTTCATGTGCACCGGTCAGGTTTACCTTCCCACGATCGTCTATATCATAAACAGCTCCGGCGTAACTGGAAGGGCGCTGGGATTCCTTGTTGCTTACAATCTAGGCTTCACAGTTCCGATAATTGCAATCACGCTGATAGCTTACTTCAGCTCGTCGACGAAGAGGATTCAGGAGTTCATGACGTCCACGCAGGCCGCAGCGAAGATAAAACTGCTAATGGGAGCTCTGTTCACAGTTTTCTTCGTAATAATGCTAAATATCACCCTGAAGACGTTTAGTCTGATATGATCTAGATAACCATACGGATCCCGTATAGATTGAAGAGATTCTGATCTCAAACGTTGGTGAGCATTAGATCTTTTTCTAAGCAGAACAGATTGTCTACACTTCTTGCGAAGATTCAACTATGAAAAAACAAGGGGCATTTTGCCCCTTGTTCAAAATGATCATGATCGATTTCTCAGCAGAAACCTACCGACTGTATTATTCGTCGTCCTCTTCGTCGTCAGAGACATCTTCAAGGTCCTCTAAAGAAGTATCGTCTTCCTCGCTGGAAACTTTAACGGCTTCTTCTTCGGTAGTCACTTTCTTCGATTCGATTGCAGCCGCTTCGAGGCCCTCGCGACCCTCGAGGATTGCGTCTGCCATCGTATGTACTATTAGCTGGATCGCTCTTATGGCATCGTCGTTTCCCGGGATGATGAAGTCGATTACGTCAGGGTCGCAATTAGTATCAGCGATTCCGATTACTTTTATTCCCAGTTTGTTTGCTTCGGCGACGGCAATCTCTTCCTGTTTCGGATCAACGATGAAGATAACGTCGGGAAGCTTCTGCATTTCCTTGACACCGCTGAGGTTTTTTCTCAGTTTGTCGAGTCTCTTGTTTATCATGCTCTGCTCTTTCTTAGGCAGGGCAGAAAGCTTTCCAGACTCTTCCATTTCTTCGAAGTTCTTCAGAGCTTCGATTCTTTTCTTTATCGTGGTGAAGTTCGTTAAAAGACCACCGAGCCAGCGGTTGTTTACGTAGAAAGAGTCGCATCTCTTGGCTTCTTCCTCGACGATCTGCTGAGCCTGTCTTTTCGTACCTACGAACAAGAAGGTAGCCCCTTCCTGAGCGGAGTTTCTGACGAAGTCGTAGGCCTCTTCGATGAGCTTCAAGGTCTTCTGTAAGTCTACGATGTAGATACCCTTTCTTTCA encodes:
- the rpsB gene encoding 30S ribosomal protein S2, which translates into the protein MSVVSMKQLLEAGVHFGHRTRRWNPKMKPYIYGERKGIYIVDLQKTLKLIEEAYDFVRNSAQEGATFLFVGTKRQAQQIVEEEAKRCDSFYVNNRWLGGLLTNFTTIKKRIEALKNFEEMEESGKLSALPKKEQSMINKRLDKLRKNLSGVKEMQKLPDVIFIVDPKQEEIAVAEANKLGIKVIGIADTNCDPDVIDFIIPGNDDAIRAIQLIVHTMADAILEGREGLEAAAIESKKVTTEEEAVKVSSEEDDTSLEDLEDVSDDEEDDE
- a CDS encoding cytochrome c biogenesis CcdA family protein; translation: MSKIAFGRWLAILAVLTFLSANCVGAIEIDFFGVATCQECFEAEMMIESLKYEVEDEVVLNKFMLSEAENQELKLKYAKVYGVSESELDLYPMIFIGKDAFTPLNTTPDSVLESMINYSQEERETKLREIEALGDDVTHRLNDRYEQFSLFVVLGAGLIDGINPCAFVVLIFLVSYLYYVGRGRNEILIAGIFFAVGIFAAYLAMGTGLLGAVGYVESISKVFQLIFYPAMAIFTGLLAVLSVVDFYRMRYRNKKAILELTPGLKKKTHEIIRKNARAKTIWIASLVTGILVSFVEFMCTGQVYLPTIVYIINSSGVTGRALGFLVAYNLGFTVPIIAITLIAYFSSSTKRIQEFMTSTQAAAKIKLLMGALFTVFFVIMLNITLKTFSLI